The following are encoded in a window of Rosa chinensis cultivar Old Blush chromosome 4, RchiOBHm-V2, whole genome shotgun sequence genomic DNA:
- the LOC112200010 gene encoding uncharacterized protein LOC112200010 translates to MAFPIICVFLAMFLPLESVTAESLGDILAPVISPVMVDVCKGIECGKGTCKPSTSSTFFFECECDSGWNRTTIENSDHFKFLPCVIPNCNLDYSCAKAPAPISDKSNKTNTSIFDPCYWMDCGGGTCNKTSKLAYKCECGEGYYNLLNVTTFPCFKECAIGIDCANLGISVSNKSTSPPPPALADNSSSTTHANSITLVILIMFVVMVHGI, encoded by the exons ATGGCTTTCCCCATTATCTGTGTTTTTCTTGCCATGTTTCTTCCTCTTGAATCTGTCACTGCCGAGTCATTAGGCGACATATTGGCTCCTGTTATCTCTCCAGTCATGG TTGATGTTTGCAAAGGCATAGAATGTGGTAAAGGGACATGCAAGCCTTCAACCAGCAGCACTTTCTTTTTCGAATGTGAATGTGATTCTGGGTGGAATCGGACCACTATTGAGAATAGTGATCACTTCAAGTTTCTACCTTGTGTGATTCCCAATT GTAACCTGGATTACTCCTGTGCAAAAGCACCAGCCCCAATTTCAGATAAATCGAACAAGACCAACACATCAATCTTTGATC CTTGCTATTGGATGGATTGTGGAGGTGGAACTTGCAACAAGACATCAAAATTGGCGTACAAATGTGAATGTGGAGAAGGTTATTATAACCTGCTCAATGTGACTACCTTCCCTTGCTTTAAAGAAT GTGCAATTGGAATCGATTGTGCAAACCTTGGTATTTCGGTGTCAAATAAGTCTACTAGTCCTCCACCACCTGCATTGGCTGACAATA GTAGCTCGACTACACATGCAAACTCCATTACATTGGTGATCCTCATAATGTTTGTTGTTATGGTTCATGGGATATGA
- the LOC112198617 gene encoding F-box/FBD/LRR-repeat protein At5g56420, with amino-acid sequence MVVHRDRISALPDEILCHILSLLIPLYSVRTTVLSKRWNNLWTSCITNLDFDMYDFRSSRDNYRIFVTFVDRVLALRDSSLDIRRFRVDWVDYEDFSITDRWIRAAIKANVVELVVSLSVDCCGEPDLVRPFEMPRSVFTCKSLVALKVKSDYLTYSLPTTGCCFPNLKFLHFSSRHNSDSAFEENLFRSCPVLEELTIEGHHKKDVLNFNISAPELRTLTTIISEESDEEFDESDEDSGGEGSGEYRVEPCNFFIDAPKLENLCVAGEVMSTYILENSTSLVQAKVQLQEFHEACADRVAEFLDRISSVRYMVLSAPDFKPCLPHVFSNLIKLELVFYNQSCWKWLADVLNISPNLEYLVLDFAKIKSGGRDSLPDLESFGDDFASINMREGWDSFHPPEFFPRCLSSQLKTISIKGFKGTPNEIGVAVYLLIYGEVLNKVIVSCESCSSIRGAKEKILSFVKGSKTCQVSFI; translated from the exons ATGGTGGTACATAGAGATAG GATCAGTGCGTTACCGGATGAGATTCTCTGTCATATACTCTCTCTCCTCATCCCGTTATATTCTGTCCGGACCACCGTCTTGTCTAAGAGGTGGAACAACTTGTGGACTAGTTGTATTACCAACCTTGATTTCGACATGTATGATTTCCGTTCATCACGGGATAACTATCGCATTTTCGTCACGTTCGTTGATCGGGTGTTGGCCTTACGCGACTCATCGTTAGACATCAGAAGATTTCGTGTTGATTGGGTCGATTATGAAGATTTCTCTATTACTGATCGTTGGATACGTGCCGCCATCAAGGCTAATGTAGTTGAGCTTGTTGTTTCTTTAAGTGTGGATTGTTGTGGTGAACCTGACTTGGTGCGTCCTTTCGAAATGCCTCGAAGTGTTTTTACCTGCAAATCACTGGTGGCTTTGAAGGTGAAGTCAGATTATCTTACCTATTCTCTTCCTACAACAGGTTGTTGTTTCCCAAATCTCAAGttccttcatttttcttctAGGCATAATTCTGATTCGGCCTTTGAGGAAAATCTTTTCCGTAGCTGCCCTGTACTTGAAGAGTTGACTATAGAAGGACATCATAAgaaagatgttttgaatttcaacATATCTGCACCTGAATTGCGGACACTAACGACCATCATCTCAGAAGAAAGTGATGAAGAATTTGATGAATCGGATGAAGATTCTGGCGGAGAAGGTTCTGGAGAATATAGGGTAGAACCCTGCAATTTCTTTATCGATGCcccaaaactagaaaaccttTGTGTTGCGGGAGAGGTTATGTCAACGTATATTTTGGAGAACTCAACCTCCTTAGTTCAAGCCAAAGTTCAACTCCAAGAGTTCCATGAAGCTTGTGCTGACCGTGTTGCTGAGTTCTTGGATAGAATTTCAAGCGTCAGATATATGGTCCTTTCAGCTCCTGATTTTAAGCCTTGTTTGCCGCATGTTTTTAGTAATTTGATCAAGCTAGAGCTGGTTTTTTACAATCAGTCTTGCTGGAAATGGCTTGCCGACGTGCTTAACATATCGCCTAATCTAGAATATCTTGTCTTAGACTTTGCAAAAATAAAATCAGGAGGACGAGATTCATTGCCTGATTTGGAATCTTTTGGCGATGACTTTGCAAGCATCAACATGAGAGAAGGATGGGATTCCTTCCATCCACCTGAGTTTTTTCCTAGGTGTTTGTCTTCACAGCTCAAGACTATCTCCATAAAGGGATTCAAAGGAACACCGAATGAGATTGGCGTGGCAGTGTATCTGTTAATCTATGGTGAAGTTCTAAATAAGGTGATTGTTTCTTGTGAAAGTTGTTCCAGCATTCGCGGTGCAAAGGAGAAGATTTTATCCTTTGTAAAGGGTTCAAAGACATGTCAAGTTAGTTTTATCTGA